The DNA segment CCGCATAAGGCAGCAATTACCCTAAGTCATTGCCGGGAATAGCCTTACCACCACCAACGGCGCACCGCGTCATAGACTTCGTGAAAGAGCACAAACCCCCAGGGATGTCTGCCGCAGGGAATTCTGGCTACTACTTCGCCCCCCGGAGTTAACGCCGGATGCGCATCGCTATCTACCGTTGACAGTTTTTTGGCATTATCCAGGCTAATCGCTGAACGATCCGGGGTATTGCCGTGCAATGAAGTGGAAATCATGGCCACACCCAACACCCCCGTCCCCCAGACAGGATCGGTTTCGCTGCGCAGGGCCAGACTGGTCAGCGTGCCGCTCCACTGTACATCCGGGTTAAGCTGGGGATAAAGGGTGATCGCTAAACCATCTTCAGATTTCGACCGGGCGGATTTTACATAACCCAGCACTTCGTCCGGAATGCGCAGTTCGGCCTGCCAGGGCCCAGCACAATCGGCCACGGTTAAGAGCGCCTGGCCCCTGGCGACGGGTCGTCCCCGCCAATCGGACTGGGGGTTCCAGGTAAGAATAGTTCCCCGCATGGGACTGAGCAGTTTAAGGCTGGCCAGGCGCTCATTGACAATCGTCAACTGTGCTTGGGCGGATTGCAATGTGGCGGCGATTTCGGCTTCCTCCGCGGTCAGGCGTTCCCGCTGGGCGGGGTCCGGGTTAGGCGTGGATCCGGATTGCAACCGCAAGGCTAGCAGGCTTTGCGCCCGTTTTTCGGCGGTGGCGATTTCCCCTATTAATTGCAACTGCTGCTGTGTCAATTCGGGGCTTTCAAGTTGAGCCAGCAGTTCATTTTGTTGGACCTGATCGCCATGTCCAACGGTAATGGATGACACGATAGCTGGTTCCGGGGCAAAAATCTGCCGCCGGTCGCGCGGCCATAATGTTCCTCGGACGGTAATTTGCAGTTCCGCTGGCACCAGACACAGGGCGGCCAGTAAACCCACGGCCGCTAGTCCCGCCAGTCGGCCCATGGTCAGTCCGCGACGGCGCGCGCGCCGCCCGGCGTTACCCCACCAGCGTAAAAGTTTAATACCCGGCAAGTCGTCCGTCACTCGGCGTTGCTCTAGTTGCGCGGCGGCGGATTGGAGCAGGGGGGGCCAAAGTGATTTCGGCTCGGAGGTGTGGCCGGATATTGCCGAGGATGGGGATAGAGCGTCGTTGGCGGTTGGCGTTTGGAACCACTCGATAATAAATAGTCCCCGGGGGACAAAAGGGTTTTCTGTCAGGTCCGCGGCGGGGATATCAACCGTCGGGGGCCCCGCCCATCCAGCAAGACGCACCGCAATTCGCAAGGTATCGACCGCGACCCCTTGATCATCCAGGGTTGGGTGAAGGACTTGACCGTTGGCACGGGGCGATGTCGTGGCGTCGGAGCGCGCAGCCTGGGAAGCGGGGGGAAGAGGGCACGCCTGCCAGGGAATCGCCAGCAGCCCAATGGCCGCGGTCTCTTCGACATAGCGTTCCCACCACTGCGTCAGTGGGGTTGGATGAGCGGCTTGTTCGGATGTCTCCGCACAGTTTGCAAAAGCGACATCATTTTGTAGGTATGTCGGGGGGACATGGCCAAACCACCGCGGTTGGGGATGCAAGCTGAATTCCGTGGCCAATTGCCGCCAAAGCTGCGCGGTCCGACTGCGGGCATCCGCCCGCGCAGAGCCGCTAACCGCCAGCGGCATATAAGGATCACTGGCGGTTTCGCCGCGAGTGGTCAAGATCGCCACCCGGTCGCAAACCAGCGCGGCGGTCAGGTCCTGGACGGCGGTTTGCGCGGCCGCAATCAACGTGGGTGCCGCCGCCAATCGCTGTGTCAACCGCCATAAAGTCCGCCAGCGGGTATGTTCGTCGGGCAGGCGGGCCAGCCGCCAACGGCGCAAACCATCGGCGGCAATGTCCACCAGCGCCAGCAGATACTGCGTTGCGGCGGGAGCCAGCGGCGGCGAATCCGCGGGAAGAAGCAATTCCCAGAGAAGCGTTTCGCCCGATTCGATGGACTGAATGAGGGTGACAAGATTGCCGTTTTCCGGGAGACGAGACAAACGTGGTTCGAGCGCCGGCGGGGATGTTGTGCCGTGATGATTTAGCGATTGCTCCCAACGGGCAAGCTGTTGCGCCGTGGGTGCTTTCGTCTGTTGTGAATCAGCCGCTAACTCTTGAGAAGCGGCGTTATTTTCAGAATTTGGCGTATTCGGTGTGGGGCTTAGACCAGCACCAAGATTCAACGAATCCAGGATTTCCCAACGCGAGCGCTCATTTTTGTAAGCGAGCGTGGCTACTAAAGCCCGGGTGATGCCTAGCGCGCTGGACAGAATCTCACGCCACAACGCGGGAATGTCCCCGGCGGATAACATTTGGTCCAACTTGGCAAGCTGCGATTCCCAGTCGGCGGGTTCAGCCAACGAAAGTTGGGCCTCGTGACGATCGCGAGTCGATCCGGGAGGAAGATGCGGAAGTTGTGTTCGTGAAGACATGGAGTTATTGATTCACGAACAGTTATTTTGACAATAAACAAGTCTTATTTATTCATCAAAAACACAGTCATCTCACAATCGATGAGGTGTTAACTTCTTTTTGCCAATAACTCGACACTTTACCCGTCGCACAAATTTTGGAATCGTGGGGACAAAATTAGGAACCTCGGCATCCAAATGGCAGTCATCCATTTGGCTCTCTTCCAGCTTGCTCACATCCACATTGACAGCAGGATGCGGAACTCTGGCAAGATCCTGGGCCAGCAACGGTTGTGGAACAAAATTCGTCAGCGGATTTAGGTTCATTTCAT comes from the Pirellulales bacterium genome and includes:
- a CDS encoding HlyD family efflux transporter periplasmic adaptor subunit, which encodes MSSRTQLPHLPPGSTRDRHEAQLSLAEPADWESQLAKLDQMLSAGDIPALWREILSSALGITRALVATLAYKNERSRWEILDSLNLGAGLSPTPNTPNSENNAASQELAADSQQTKAPTAQQLARWEQSLNHHGTTSPPALEPRLSRLPENGNLVTLIQSIESGETLLWELLLPADSPPLAPAATQYLLALVDIAADGLRRWRLARLPDEHTRWRTLWRLTQRLAAAPTLIAAAQTAVQDLTAALVCDRVAILTTRGETASDPYMPLAVSGSARADARSRTAQLWRQLATEFSLHPQPRWFGHVPPTYLQNDVAFANCAETSEQAAHPTPLTQWWERYVEETAAIGLLAIPWQACPLPPASQAARSDATTSPRANGQVLHPTLDDQGVAVDTLRIAVRLAGWAGPPTVDIPAADLTENPFVPRGLFIIEWFQTPTANDALSPSSAISGHTSEPKSLWPPLLQSAAAQLEQRRVTDDLPGIKLLRWWGNAGRRARRRGLTMGRLAGLAAVGLLAALCLVPAELQITVRGTLWPRDRRQIFAPEPAIVSSITVGHGDQVQQNELLAQLESPELTQQQLQLIGEIATAEKRAQSLLALRLQSGSTPNPDPAQRERLTAEEAEIAATLQSAQAQLTIVNERLASLKLLSPMRGTILTWNPQSDWRGRPVARGQALLTVADCAGPWQAELRIPDEVLGYVKSARSKSEDGLAITLYPQLNPDVQWSGTLTSLALRSETDPVWGTGVLGVAMISTSLHGNTPDRSAISLDNAKKLSTVDSDAHPALTPGGEVVARIPCGRHPWGFVLFHEVYDAVRRWWW